Proteins encoded together in one Pseudomonas sp. Seg1 window:
- a CDS encoding ABC transporter ATP-binding protein, translating into MPVLSRFTSLLDQGQRALRLVWGTSRGLFLGLVLATLFAGLLPALAAWLGQRIVDAVVAAMQLHAQHGTAPLWPVLRYVLLEAGVLALLSGTQRALSVQQSLLRVQLGQKVNTLILEKAQTLSLVQFENSEFYDKLVRVRREASTRPLALVMKSLGLIQNLIMLISFGVLLVHFSPWALVLLVVGALPVFFAEAHFSGDAFRLFTRRAPESRQQNYIETLLSHEAYIKEVKLFGFAPLLLQRYRDTFARLYAEDRRLTLRRDGWGFGLGLLGTAAFYLAYAWVVIDAVHGNISLGQMTMYLVLFKQGQGAVSSSLSAISGLYEDGLYLTSLYEYLAEPVLADTGHLTVGAQPGDGLRFENVGFRYPGASRAALQGIDLHLVPGKSMALVGENGSGKTTLIKLLTRLYRPDQGRILLDGSDLQDWEETTLRQRIGVIFQDYIRYQFSVGENIGVGDTLAFNDQQRWKDAAAEGMAAPFIEGLDQGYATQLGRWFAGGQELSGGQWQKIALSRAYMRRDADILILDEPTSALDPAAEAAVFEHFSQHTEGRMTLLISHRFSSVRNADHIIVLEQGRILEQGDHDELIACAGHYAQLFDLQARGYR; encoded by the coding sequence ATGCCTGTTCTATCGCGCTTCACGTCATTGCTCGACCAGGGACAGCGGGCCTTGCGACTGGTTTGGGGCACGTCGCGCGGCTTGTTCCTGGGGCTGGTACTGGCGACGTTGTTTGCCGGACTGCTGCCGGCGCTGGCGGCATGGCTGGGGCAACGGATTGTCGATGCGGTGGTCGCGGCGATGCAGCTGCACGCGCAGCACGGTACGGCGCCATTGTGGCCGGTGTTGCGTTATGTGTTGCTGGAGGCCGGGGTGTTGGCGTTGCTGTCCGGAACACAACGGGCGCTGTCCGTGCAGCAGTCGCTCTTGCGGGTGCAACTGGGGCAGAAGGTCAACACGCTGATTCTGGAGAAAGCACAGACCCTGTCGCTGGTGCAATTCGAGAACTCCGAGTTCTACGACAAACTGGTGCGTGTGCGTCGCGAAGCCTCGACCCGGCCGCTGGCGTTGGTCATGAAATCGCTGGGGCTGATCCAGAACCTGATCATGCTGATCAGTTTCGGCGTGCTGCTGGTGCACTTTTCGCCGTGGGCGCTGGTGTTGCTGGTGGTCGGCGCGTTGCCGGTGTTCTTCGCCGAGGCGCATTTTTCCGGTGACGCTTTTCGTCTGTTCACCCGGCGTGCGCCGGAAAGTCGCCAGCAGAATTACATCGAAACCCTGCTGTCCCACGAGGCCTACATCAAAGAGGTCAAGCTGTTCGGTTTCGCGCCGCTGTTGTTGCAACGCTATCGCGACACGTTCGCCAGGCTCTATGCCGAAGACCGCCGATTGACCTTGCGCCGCGATGGCTGGGGCTTCGGCCTCGGATTGCTGGGTACAGCGGCGTTTTACCTGGCCTATGCCTGGGTGGTGATCGATGCTGTGCATGGCAATATCAGCCTGGGCCAGATGACCATGTACCTGGTGCTGTTCAAGCAAGGGCAGGGCGCAGTCAGTAGCAGTCTGAGCGCGATCAGTGGGTTGTACGAAGATGGCCTGTACCTGACGAGTCTTTACGAATACCTGGCCGAACCGGTACTCGCCGACACCGGTCATCTGACCGTCGGCGCGCAACCGGGCGATGGTTTGCGCTTCGAGAACGTCGGTTTCCGTTACCCCGGTGCGAGTCGCGCGGCACTGCAAGGCATCGACCTGCATCTGGTGCCGGGGAAAAGCATGGCGCTGGTGGGGGAGAACGGCTCCGGCAAGACCACGCTGATCAAGTTGCTGACCCGGCTCTACCGTCCGGATCAAGGGCGGATTCTGCTCGATGGCAGTGACTTGCAGGATTGGGAGGAAACCACGTTGCGTCAGCGCATCGGGGTGATTTTCCAGGATTACATCCGCTATCAATTCAGCGTCGGGGAAAACATCGGCGTCGGCGATACGCTGGCGTTCAACGATCAGCAACGCTGGAAGGACGCCGCTGCCGAAGGCATGGCCGCGCCCTTTATCGAAGGCCTCGATCAGGGTTACGCAACGCAATTGGGGCGCTGGTTTGCCGGTGGTCAGGAGCTGTCTGGCGGCCAATGGCAGAAGATTGCCTTGTCCCGGGCCTACATGCGTCGTGATGCCGACATCCTGATTCTTGATGAACCGACCTCAGCCCTCGATCCGGCGGCAGAGGCGGCGGTGTTCGAGCATTTCAGTCAACACACCGAAGGGCGCATGACCTTGCTGATCTCTCACCGGTTTTCCAGCGTGCGCAATGCCGACCACATCATCGTGCTGGAACAGGGGCGGATTCTGGAGCAGGGCGATCATGACGAGCTGATCGCCTGTGCCGGGCATTACGCGCAACTGTTCGATTTGCAGGCTCGCGGCTACCGTTAG
- a CDS encoding NAD(P)H-quinone oxidoreductase, producing the protein MTLPNEMTRIEITEPGGPEVLQPKRVPLPVAAEGEVLIRVHAAGINRPDALQRAGKYPMKPGMNPIPGLEVAGEVVALGAGVSQFAVGDRVCALTNGGGYAEYCTVPAGQTLPIPDGLDWVHAAAIPETFFTVWANLFGLGGASRGQRVLIHGGTSGIGTTALMLCREFGIEAFATAGSPEKCAAISELGGQPINYREQNFAEVIAEKTAGQGVNVVLDIMGSSYLNGNVSALAMDGRVVMLGFLGGARANDVDLLAILGKRAVVTGSLLRARTTAEKSAIADQLREHVWPALNAGRCLPMIDKVYALTDAAQGHAHMEAGDHIGKIVLQVN; encoded by the coding sequence ATGACCTTGCCCAACGAAATGACCCGCATCGAAATCACTGAACCCGGTGGCCCCGAAGTCCTGCAACCCAAACGCGTACCGCTGCCGGTGGCCGCTGAAGGTGAAGTGCTGATTCGCGTACACGCAGCCGGCATCAACCGGCCGGACGCCTTGCAGCGCGCCGGAAAATACCCGATGAAGCCCGGCATGAACCCGATTCCCGGTCTCGAAGTGGCCGGCGAAGTGGTGGCCCTCGGCGCCGGGGTCAGCCAGTTTGCTGTGGGTGATCGAGTCTGCGCGCTGACCAATGGCGGCGGCTACGCTGAATACTGCACCGTTCCGGCGGGCCAGACGCTACCGATTCCCGACGGACTCGACTGGGTGCACGCCGCCGCGATCCCGGAAACCTTCTTTACCGTGTGGGCCAACCTGTTTGGCCTCGGCGGTGCCAGCCGTGGGCAACGTGTACTCATTCATGGCGGCACCAGCGGCATCGGCACTACGGCGCTGATGCTCTGCCGCGAATTTGGCATCGAAGCCTTCGCCACCGCCGGCAGCCCTGAAAAATGCGCAGCAATCAGTGAACTGGGCGGCCAGCCGATCAACTATCGCGAGCAGAATTTTGCTGAAGTGATCGCCGAGAAAACCGCTGGCCAGGGTGTCAATGTGGTTCTCGACATCATGGGTAGCTCGTACCTCAACGGCAATGTCAGCGCCTTGGCGATGGACGGGCGCGTGGTCATGCTCGGTTTCCTCGGCGGCGCCCGGGCCAACGATGTCGATCTACTGGCGATCCTCGGCAAACGCGCGGTGGTGACCGGATCGCTATTGCGTGCACGCACCACGGCGGAGAAATCCGCCATCGCCGATCAGCTGCGCGAACACGTCTGGCCGGCGCTGAACGCTGGGCGCTGCCTGCCGATGATCGACAAAGTCTACGCACTCACCGACGCAGCTCAGGGGCATGCGCACATGGAAGCCGGTGACCATATCGGCAAGATCGTCCTACAGGTGAACTGA
- a CDS encoding YbfB/YjiJ family MFS transporter, with protein sequence MRTSSSALAIFAGLCASLVSIGLARFAYTPLIPELIQAQWFSANDVVYLGAANLVGYLIGALLGRPLARQLGNKNALRLMMLLVTAAFFACAFPLSVSWFFGWRLLSGITGGAIMVLVAATVLPHVPASRKGLASGAIFLGIGLGIAGSGTIVPPLLSLGLQATWLGLGALSLLLTALSWFGWPSDLPHTVAAQSNAAVQPTPPGVYLLFAQYAFMAAGLVPAMVFLVDYVARGIGAGAHIGALVWVMYGLGAIVGPVSYGFLADKFGARTSIRLVLVVQAIALGLLATSHSFIALAVLAVVLGSFPPGIVPLALARVHELVPEHHRQQIAWSRATVSFATFQALAGFAYSAVFNATGGHHALLFVIAAGAIVVALLLEQAMNLWYRTNQGGRGPAHASALPDNAALAVQAPSRASPLPQGCAD encoded by the coding sequence ATGCGTACGTCATCTTCAGCACTAGCCATCTTCGCCGGACTTTGCGCCAGCCTGGTCAGTATTGGTCTGGCACGCTTTGCCTACACACCGCTGATTCCCGAACTGATTCAGGCGCAGTGGTTCTCCGCCAACGACGTGGTCTACCTCGGCGCGGCCAATCTGGTTGGCTATCTGATCGGCGCCCTGCTCGGTCGGCCGCTCGCACGCCAACTCGGCAACAAAAACGCCCTGCGCTTGATGATGTTGCTCGTCACCGCCGCTTTTTTTGCCTGTGCGTTTCCGTTGTCGGTGAGCTGGTTCTTCGGCTGGCGCTTGCTGTCGGGGATCACCGGTGGCGCGATCATGGTGCTGGTGGCCGCGACGGTGTTGCCCCACGTGCCAGCGTCCCGCAAAGGTTTGGCCAGCGGCGCGATCTTCCTGGGCATCGGGCTGGGCATCGCCGGCTCGGGGACCATCGTGCCACCGCTGTTGAGTCTGGGTCTGCAAGCCACCTGGTTGGGACTGGGCGCATTGTCCTTGCTGCTGACCGCGTTGAGCTGGTTTGGCTGGCCTTCTGACTTGCCGCACACGGTGGCCGCTCAATCGAACGCGGCGGTCCAGCCGACACCGCCCGGCGTGTATTTACTGTTCGCTCAATACGCTTTCATGGCCGCCGGACTGGTGCCAGCCATGGTGTTTCTGGTGGATTACGTGGCACGCGGGATCGGTGCCGGGGCACATATCGGCGCGCTGGTGTGGGTGATGTATGGCCTGGGGGCGATTGTCGGGCCGGTGAGTTATGGCTTTCTGGCGGACAAATTCGGCGCCCGGACGAGCATTCGTCTGGTCCTGGTGGTGCAGGCGATTGCGCTTGGACTGCTGGCGACGTCTCACTCATTCATCGCGCTGGCGGTGCTCGCAGTGGTGCTGGGCTCATTTCCGCCCGGCATCGTGCCATTGGCCTTGGCCCGTGTGCATGAGCTGGTGCCGGAGCATCATCGCCAGCAGATCGCCTGGAGCCGGGCCACCGTGTCGTTCGCTACGTTTCAGGCGCTGGCCGGGTTTGCCTATTCAGCCGTGTTCAATGCCACGGGCGGCCATCACGCGTTGCTGTTCGTGATCGCCGCTGGCGCGATCGTGGTGGCGTTGTTGCTGGAGCAGGCGATGAACCTCTGGTACCGCACAAATCAGGGTGGGCGTGGGCCTGCTCACGCAAGCGCCCTGCCTGACAACGCTGCGTTGGCTGTGCAGGCGCCTTCGCGGGCAAGCCCACTCCCACAGGGTTGCGCCGATTGA
- a CDS encoding GlxA family transcriptional regulator, whose amino-acid sequence MKTVAMVLFPDFLLLDMAGPMEVFSVANRFLKAESHYQLVTLGTERGKLRASNGLWVHADRPVEDDREHYDLLLVPGGPGAYNEKFPALFDWLPDAVQRAERYGSICTGAFVLGHAGLLDGFRVTTHWNYTERLIKGFPRATVTTDQIYVEDRNLITSGGVTAGIDLALAVVARDHGKKLAQDVAKVLLVVMKRQGGQAQFSPLMAAVAPQETPITRVQNYVLEHLDEAFTVERMAGLANMSARHFARLFSRDVNMTPMEFLQSARIDCARNLLETSDLPMKTVAYKSGFGSVRHMRSLFAEKLCLTPAQYREQFS is encoded by the coding sequence ATGAAAACCGTGGCAATGGTGTTGTTCCCCGATTTTCTCCTGCTCGACATGGCCGGGCCGATGGAAGTGTTTTCGGTGGCCAATCGTTTCCTGAAAGCAGAATCACATTATCAATTGGTCACCCTCGGCACTGAGCGCGGCAAGTTGCGCGCCTCCAATGGTTTATGGGTGCACGCCGATCGGCCTGTCGAAGACGACCGTGAGCACTATGACTTGCTGCTGGTACCCGGCGGCCCCGGTGCTTACAACGAGAAATTCCCGGCGCTGTTCGACTGGTTGCCGGACGCCGTGCAGCGCGCCGAACGCTATGGCTCGATCTGTACCGGCGCCTTCGTGCTGGGCCATGCCGGATTACTCGACGGCTTTCGCGTGACCACCCACTGGAATTACACCGAACGCCTGATCAAGGGCTTCCCGAGAGCCACGGTCACGACCGACCAGATCTACGTTGAAGATCGCAATTTGATCACTTCCGGGGGGGTTACCGCGGGCATCGATCTGGCGCTGGCCGTAGTCGCACGGGACCATGGCAAAAAACTCGCGCAGGATGTGGCCAAAGTGTTGCTGGTGGTAATGAAGCGCCAGGGCGGGCAGGCCCAGTTCAGCCCATTGATGGCCGCCGTCGCGCCGCAGGAGACTCCGATCACCCGGGTGCAGAATTACGTGCTGGAACACCTCGACGAAGCGTTCACCGTGGAGCGCATGGCGGGGCTCGCGAACATGAGTGCGCGGCACTTCGCGCGCTTGTTCAGCCGTGACGTCAACATGACGCCTATGGAGTTTCTGCAAAGTGCGCGTATCGATTGCGCGCGCAACTTGCTCGAAACCAGCGATCTGCCGATGAAAACCGTGGCTTATAAAAGCGGCTTCGGCAGCGTGCGGCACATGCGCTCGTTGTTCGCTGAAAAGCTCTGTCTTACCCCTGCGCAGTACCGCGAACAGTTCAGCTAG
- a CDS encoding LysR family transcriptional regulator — MNWDDARVFLAVCRESSLRGAARVLGVDQATVGRRITALEKSLSATLFLRTSDGYALTAVGEAALKNVEKMEHSALELERQIQGLDDRLTGTVRVSTTDSLAIDFLIPAIARLHRQHPDVRVELDASTQILSLAKREADIAVRNTRPDNPDLIARRIARWPVGLFASQAYIDAKGIPQQGTAFEGHDLVVYQPYLQRQKELTLACEPIHRGRIVASLSSSLLVRRSIAAGIGVGEMTAYMAERDGLVRLWPERSCPQPYEVWLVTHADLRHTARVRAVIEQIVEVFATENE, encoded by the coding sequence ATGAATTGGGATGATGCACGGGTGTTTCTCGCTGTTTGCCGCGAGTCTTCGCTACGGGGGGCAGCGCGGGTTCTAGGCGTGGATCAGGCCACCGTCGGGCGGCGTATAACCGCGTTGGAAAAGTCCCTGAGCGCGACATTGTTCTTGCGTACGTCCGATGGCTACGCGCTGACGGCGGTTGGCGAAGCGGCGCTGAAAAACGTAGAAAAAATGGAGCATTCGGCGCTGGAGCTGGAGCGGCAGATCCAAGGTCTGGATGATCGCCTGACAGGCACCGTGCGGGTCAGCACCACTGATTCGCTGGCCATCGACTTCCTGATCCCGGCCATCGCGCGCCTGCACCGGCAGCACCCGGACGTGCGCGTGGAACTGGATGCGTCCACGCAAATTCTCAGTCTGGCCAAACGCGAAGCGGACATCGCCGTGCGCAACACCCGACCGGACAACCCCGACCTGATCGCCCGGCGGATTGCCCGCTGGCCGGTAGGGTTGTTCGCCTCACAGGCCTACATCGACGCCAAGGGGATTCCGCAGCAGGGCACGGCGTTCGAGGGCCATGACCTGGTGGTTTATCAACCGTATTTGCAACGTCAGAAGGAGCTGACACTGGCCTGCGAACCCATCCATCGTGGGCGGATCGTCGCCAGCCTCAGTTCAAGCCTCTTGGTGCGCCGCTCGATTGCGGCCGGAATCGGTGTAGGAGAAATGACCGCTTACATGGCCGAACGCGATGGCTTGGTCAGGCTCTGGCCGGAGCGCAGTTGCCCGCAACCCTATGAGGTGTGGCTGGTGACTCACGCGGATTTGCGCCATACCGCGCGCGTGAGGGCGGTAATCGAACAAATTGTCGAGGTGTTTGCGACAGAGAATGAGTGA
- a CDS encoding pirin family protein, translated as MLTLRKASDRGLANHGWLKSFHTFSFASYRDPREQGFSDLLVINDDRVAAGKGFGQHPHRDMEIFSYVLEGALEHKDTLGTGSVIRPGDVQLMSAGSGVAHSEFNHSATKPVHFLQIWIVPDVGGAKPRYQQEHFSPQKKRGRLQLIISPDGSDGSLTVRQDARVYAGLFDGKESATLKLPANRYAYVHVARGSVELNGQRLQEGDGVRVREEQALTLNNGVDAEVLVFDLRPQELPQMP; from the coding sequence ATGCTGACTCTTCGCAAAGCCTCCGATCGTGGCCTCGCCAATCATGGCTGGTTGAAGTCGTTCCACACCTTTTCTTTCGCCAGCTATCGCGATCCGCGGGAGCAGGGGTTTTCCGACCTGCTGGTGATCAACGATGACCGCGTTGCCGCCGGCAAAGGTTTCGGCCAGCACCCGCATCGCGACATGGAGATCTTTTCCTACGTGCTGGAAGGTGCGCTGGAGCATAAGGACACCCTGGGCACCGGCTCGGTGATCCGCCCCGGCGATGTGCAACTGATGAGTGCCGGCAGCGGCGTGGCGCACAGCGAGTTCAACCATTCGGCGACCAAGCCTGTGCACTTTCTGCAAATCTGGATCGTGCCGGACGTTGGCGGCGCCAAACCACGCTATCAACAGGAGCATTTCAGCCCGCAGAAAAAACGCGGCCGGCTGCAATTGATCATCTCGCCGGACGGCAGCGACGGCTCGCTGACCGTGCGCCAGGATGCGCGGGTCTATGCCGGGCTGTTCGATGGCAAGGAAAGCGCCACGCTGAAACTGCCGGCCAATCGCTACGCTTATGTCCACGTGGCTCGCGGCAGTGTTGAACTGAACGGTCAGCGGTTGCAGGAAGGTGACGGCGTGCGGGTTCGCGAAGAACAGGCGCTGACCTTGAACAATGGCGTGGATGCCGAGGTACTGGTGTTTGACTTGCGGCCGCAGGAGTTGCCGCAGATGCCATGA
- a CDS encoding alpha/beta fold hydrolase codes for MFLSFMTRLRRRRLAFACMAALIIGVPTSCAVLEHAERKLLFRIEPGTAGWYHGLPGSVQELDLQPKSFKAGQNIHAWWWPAEKANAPAILYLHGVRWNLTGQLFRIEQLRAAGYSVLAIDYRGFGKSKGDLPSESSVYEDARVAWERFKLLQPDPNKRLIYGHSLGGAVAIDLAAELGKDAARDHAALPVRGLVIESTFTSLADVTAAVANTSLPVRWLLSQKFDSIDKIADIHMPLLVVHGLADAFVPSRFSEQLFNAAQQPKRLLLVPGATHNNSMALGGQNYRKAIDALMQSKPAPRVAGPAMLRSAQDS; via the coding sequence ATGTTCCTTTCCTTTATGACTCGACTGCGCCGTCGCCGCCTGGCGTTCGCCTGCATGGCCGCATTGATTATCGGTGTGCCGACGAGCTGTGCCGTGCTGGAACATGCCGAGCGCAAATTGCTGTTTCGCATCGAGCCCGGTACGGCAGGTTGGTACCACGGTTTGCCGGGCAGCGTGCAGGAACTCGATCTGCAACCGAAGAGTTTCAAAGCCGGGCAGAACATCCACGCTTGGTGGTGGCCTGCGGAAAAAGCCAATGCCCCGGCGATTCTTTATCTGCACGGTGTGCGCTGGAACCTCACCGGGCAATTGTTCCGTATCGAGCAATTGCGCGCGGCGGGTTATTCGGTGCTGGCCATCGATTACCGTGGGTTCGGCAAGAGCAAGGGTGATCTGCCCTCGGAAAGCAGCGTTTACGAAGATGCGCGAGTCGCCTGGGAGCGTTTCAAACTGTTGCAGCCGGACCCGAACAAGCGCCTGATCTACGGCCACTCTCTGGGCGGTGCCGTGGCAATCGATCTGGCCGCCGAACTCGGCAAGGATGCTGCCCGTGATCACGCCGCACTCCCTGTGCGCGGGCTGGTGATCGAATCCACATTCACTTCACTGGCAGATGTGACTGCGGCCGTCGCCAATACCTCGCTGCCGGTGCGCTGGCTGCTGTCGCAGAAATTCGATTCCATCGACAAAATCGCCGACATTCATATGCCATTGCTGGTGGTGCACGGTCTGGCCGATGCGTTCGTGCCGTCGCGCTTCAGTGAGCAGTTGTTCAACGCCGCGCAACAACCCAAGCGACTGTTGCTGGTACCGGGTGCCACGCACAACAACAGCATGGCACTGGGTGGGCAGAATTATCGCAAGGCGATCGATGCATTGATGCAGAGTAAACCGGCGCCGCGTGTAGCCGGGCCGGCCATGCTGCGCAGTGCGCAGGACTCCTAA
- a CDS encoding winged helix-turn-helix domain-containing protein, which translates to MNSLNDLNAASVLYFGPYAFHLRQRLILEGDRPLRMGGRALDILQVLVERAGRVVRKEDLIARVWPTSVVEEINLRVHIAALRRALGDGENGQRYIVNVPQCGYCFVAPVQGDSTAQEVLENLQAPQHNLPVRLTPVTGRDSVVGAMVRQLPLCRLMTVTGPAGVGKTTVALRVAELLLQHFRDGVWLVDLSIVSDSTSLLDHLLHTLDTNLATLSARHTLLVLDNCEHLREASKALAERLLASAPRLSILATSREALQASLETVQQLPPLAIPKSSALSSVEETMGYSAVQLFVSRARARQQGFTLRKQDLNAVRDICRRLDGLPLAIELAVAQIDALAMVGLQSQLDNCLQLLSHGRRTAVPRHQTLKAALDWSYQHLSEQEQQVLQRLSVFKMAFAMDAAMGVISCAQLPPSTLALIIERLAQKSLLAVERGSAGLRYRMLNTTRGYAREQLERTGDSNDYERRHARYVSRTRWVSGPQLTAQLIE; encoded by the coding sequence ATGAACAGCCTCAACGATTTGAACGCGGCGTCGGTGCTGTATTTCGGCCCCTATGCCTTTCATTTGCGCCAACGGTTGATCCTGGAAGGGGATCGACCATTGCGCATGGGCGGGCGTGCGCTGGACATTCTGCAAGTGCTGGTCGAGCGCGCAGGCAGAGTGGTCAGAAAGGAGGACTTGATTGCACGGGTCTGGCCGACGTCGGTGGTTGAGGAGATCAATCTGCGCGTGCACATCGCCGCCCTGCGACGGGCACTCGGCGATGGTGAAAACGGCCAGCGCTACATCGTCAATGTGCCGCAATGCGGCTACTGCTTCGTTGCTCCCGTGCAGGGCGACAGCACCGCGCAGGAAGTCCTGGAAAACCTGCAGGCGCCGCAACACAACTTGCCGGTGCGGCTGACGCCGGTCACCGGTCGCGATTCAGTGGTCGGCGCAATGGTGCGGCAATTGCCGCTGTGCCGATTGATGACGGTGACGGGGCCTGCGGGTGTTGGCAAAACCACGGTGGCGTTGCGCGTTGCAGAATTGCTGTTACAGCATTTTCGTGACGGCGTGTGGTTAGTGGATCTGTCGATAGTCAGCGACTCCACGTCGTTACTCGATCACCTCTTGCATACCCTCGATACCAATCTCGCCACGCTGTCTGCCCGCCACACTTTGTTGGTGCTGGATAACTGCGAGCATCTGCGTGAGGCCAGCAAGGCTTTGGCTGAGCGTTTATTGGCGAGCGCGCCAAGGCTGTCGATTCTGGCCACCAGTCGCGAAGCGTTGCAAGCCAGTCTGGAGACCGTACAGCAACTGCCGCCACTGGCCATTCCCAAGTCCTCAGCGTTGAGCAGTGTCGAAGAAACCATGGGCTATTCGGCAGTGCAGTTGTTTGTGAGTCGCGCCCGCGCCCGCCAGCAAGGTTTTACCCTGCGCAAACAAGACCTCAACGCGGTGCGGGACATCTGTCGACGGCTCGATGGATTGCCGCTGGCGATTGAACTGGCGGTGGCGCAAATCGACGCTTTGGCGATGGTCGGGTTGCAGTCCCAACTCGACAACTGTTTGCAGTTGCTCAGTCATGGCCGGCGTACGGCCGTGCCCCGCCATCAGACCTTGAAAGCCGCGCTGGACTGGAGCTATCAGCACTTGAGTGAACAGGAACAGCAGGTACTGCAACGGCTGTCAGTGTTCAAAATGGCGTTTGCCATGGACGCCGCAATGGGCGTGATCAGTTGCGCGCAATTGCCTCCCTCGACGCTGGCCCTGATCATCGAGCGATTGGCGCAGAAGTCCTTGCTGGCGGTGGAGCGGGGTAGCGCAGGGTTGCGCTATCGCATGCTCAACACCACCCGTGGGTATGCCCGCGAACAACTGGAGCGCACTGGTGACTCGAACGATTACGAGCGCCGGCATGCGCGCTACGTCAGTCGTACTCGTTGGGTTTCAGGTCCGCAATTGACTGCCCAACTCATCGAGTAA